The Deltaproteobacteria bacterium genome segment CATGCCGTGAAGGCGGTGTTTTGATCCATGAAGCATATGTGCAAGTAATTCAAGGTGAAGTATTTTTAATCAATAGTCATATAGCCGAATATCGCCAAGGCAATCGTTTTAATCATGTACCTGATCGTTCGCGTAAATTGCTTTTACATGAGCGAGAAATTGCAAAACTAGAAGTAGATTTAAGGCAACGTGGGCAGGTAGCGATACCCTTAAAAGCGTACTTTAAAAATGGACGTGCCAAACTTGAAATTGGTATTGGCACAGGCAAGAAAAATATTGACCGCCGTCAAGATATTAAAGAACGCGAATGTAAGCGTGATTTGCAACGTACTATGAGGCGTGCTCGTTGAAAAAAAGCAATAAATAATTTATTGGTAAATACTAATGGTGA includes the following:
- the smpB gene encoding SsrA-binding protein SmpB, which codes for MANNNQAIKPKKGGSNSGKKNTADEVNKIICQNKRARHDYTITRCLEAGLVLRGTEVKSCREGGVLIHEAYVQVIQGEVFLINSHIAEYRQGNRFNHVPDRSRKLLLHEREIAKLEVDLRQRGQVAIPLKAYFKNGRAKLEIGIGTGKKNIDRRQDIKERECKRDLQRTMRRAR